The following are encoded together in the Humulus lupulus chromosome 5, drHumLupu1.1, whole genome shotgun sequence genome:
- the LOC133777650 gene encoding K(+) efflux antiporter 5 isoform X2 produces MAKSQIGGTFGFWFCLFTILICARISISVRSDKEIRERFYGNLLNSTAPESNDTIAKMFDRVLEKEFSENDQPEGPDESSFNSSVADQQAVLETVAKITHEKGKKNDTLEANGTRSFQLQDVFSLENEDSDDMTTLIDKKDNVFVMSNKKSKFPILQVDLRLISDLVVVIVSAAIGGILFSCLGQPVIVGYLLAGSIIGPGGLKFISEMVQVETVAQFGVVFLLFALGLEFSLTKLKAVGPVAVFGGILQIITFMFLCGITAMLCGAKLSEGVFVGSFLSMSSTAVVVKFLVERNTNNSLPGQVTIGTLIFQDCAVGLLFALLPVLGGSSGLFQGMISMGKLMLVLSIYLTAASLLSWSFVPRFLKLMMQLSSQTNELYQLAAVAFCLLSAWCSDKLGLSLELGSFVAGVMISTTEFAQHTLDQVEPIRNLFAALFLSSIGMLIHVHFLWSHVDILLASVILVIVVKTAVVTIVTKAFKYSIKTSFIVGISLAQIGEFAFVLLSRASNLHLIEGKMYLLLLGTTALSLVTTPLLFKLIPAVLNLGVLMHWFPSENNIQIEEKASMIDSFNRML; encoded by the exons atggcgAAGAGTCAGATTGGTGGAACCTTTGGATTCTGGTTCTGTCTTTTCACGATTTTGATTTGCGCCAGGATTTCGATCTCTGTGAGGTCCGATAAGGAGATCAGAGAGAGATTTTATGGAAATTTGTTGAACTCTACCGCACCAGAATCTAACGACACCATAGCCAAAATGTTCGATCGAGTTCTCGAGAAAGAGTTTTCCGAAAATGATCAGCCTGAAG GACCTGATGAAAGCAGCTTTAACAGCAGCGTAGCTGATCAACAA GCTGTTCTGGAGACGGTAGCCAAAATCACTCATGAAAAGGGCAAGAAAAATGATACACTAGAAGCCAA TGGCACAAGATCTTTCCAGCTGCAAGACGTTTTTTCTTTGGAGAATGAAGACTCTGATGACATGACAACCTTGATTGATAAAAAG GACAATGTGTTTGTGATGTCAAACAAGAAATCGAAGTTTCCAATTCTTCAAGTAGATTTGAG ACTAATTTCCGACTTGGTGGTTGTTATAGTTTCTGCTGCCATCGGTGGCATTCTGTTTTCTTGTTTAGGACAACCG GTTATTGTGGGCTATCTTCTTGCTGGCTCTATCATTGGACCAGGGGGGCTGAAATTCATTAGCGAAATGGTACAG GTTGAAACTGTTGCCCAGTTTGGTGTTGTCTTTCTTCTTTTTGCTTTGGGGCTGGAGTTTTCCTTAACAAAG TTAAAAGCTGTGGGGCCTGTAGCTGTTTTTGGAGGAATCCTCCAGATCATAACATTTATGTTCTTGTGTGGAATAACTGCTATG TTATGCGGAGCAAAGTTGTCTGAGGGTGTTTTTGTTGGTTCTTTCTTGTCAATGTCATCAACTGCTGTG GTGGTAAAGTTTCTGGTAGAACGGAATACTAATAATTCTCTTCCTGGTCAAGTTACAATAGGGACGCTTATATTTCAG GATTGTGCTGTTGGTTTGCTGTTTGCTTTGCTCCCAGTTTTGGGTGGTAGTAGTGGCCTTTTTCAAGGAATGATTTCAATGGGAAAGCT GATGCTTGTATTATCAATTTATCTCACTGCTGCATCTCTGTTGTCCTGGTCATTTGTACCTCGCTTTCTGAAACTGATGATGCAGTTATCCTCTCAA ACAAATGAGCTCTATCAGCTTGCTGCTGTGGCATTCTGCTTATTGTCAGCTTGG TGCAGTGATAAGCTGGGTCTTAGTCTTGAGTTGGGTTCTTTTGTTGCTGGAGTCATGATATCTACCACTGAATTCGCTCAACATACTTTAGATCAG GTGGAACCAATTCGTAATCTATTTGCAGCTCTCTTCCTTTCAAGTATTGGGATGCTCATTCATGTACATTTTCTTTGGAGCCACGTGGATATACTTCTAGCATCTGTTATTTTGGTTATAGTCGTTAAGACAGCTGTTGTCACTATAGTTACCAAGGCCTTCAAATATAGCATCAAAACATCGTTCATT GTAGGAATATCTCTTGCTCAAATAGGAGAGTTCGCCTTTGTTCTTCTCAGTCGTGCTTCTAATCTTCATCTTATtgaa GGAAAGATGTATCTGCTTCTTCTTGGAACAACAGCTCTTAGTCTA GTAACAACTCCGCTCTTGTTTAAATTGATACCCGCTGTTTTAAATCTGGGAGTTCTTATGCACTGGTTTCCCTCCGAGAACAACATTCAGATTgag GAGAAAGCTTCCATGATTGATTCGTTTAACAGAATGTTATGA
- the LOC133777650 gene encoding K(+) efflux antiporter 5 isoform X1 yields the protein MAKSQIGGTFGFWFCLFTILICARISISVRSDKEIRERFYGNLLNSTAPESNDTIAKMFDRVLEKEFSENDQPEGPDESSFNSSVADQQAVLETVAKITHEKGKKNDTLEANGTRSFQLQDVFSLENEDSDDMTTLIDKKDNVFVMSNKKSKFPILQVDLRLISDLVVVIVSAAIGGILFSCLGQPVIVGYLLAGSIIGPGGLKFISEMVQVETVAQFGVVFLLFALGLEFSLTKLKAVGPVAVFGGILQIITFMFLCGITAMLCGAKLSEGVFVGSFLSMSSTAVVVKFLVERNTNNSLPGQVTIGTLIFQDCAVGLLFALLPVLGGSSGLFQGMISMGKLMLVLSIYLTAASLLSWSFVPRFLKLMMQLSSQTNELYQLAAVAFCLLSAWCSDKLGLSLELGSFVAGVMISTTEFAQHTLDQVEPIRNLFAALFLSSIGMLIHVHFLWSHVDILLASVILVIVVKTAVVTIVTKAFKYSIKTSFIVGISLAQIGEFAFVLLSRASNLHLIEGKMYLLLLGTTALSLVTTPLLFKLIPAVLNLGVLMHWFPSENNIQIEVSLSLSLIFLFQAVLHNKIL from the exons atggcgAAGAGTCAGATTGGTGGAACCTTTGGATTCTGGTTCTGTCTTTTCACGATTTTGATTTGCGCCAGGATTTCGATCTCTGTGAGGTCCGATAAGGAGATCAGAGAGAGATTTTATGGAAATTTGTTGAACTCTACCGCACCAGAATCTAACGACACCATAGCCAAAATGTTCGATCGAGTTCTCGAGAAAGAGTTTTCCGAAAATGATCAGCCTGAAG GACCTGATGAAAGCAGCTTTAACAGCAGCGTAGCTGATCAACAA GCTGTTCTGGAGACGGTAGCCAAAATCACTCATGAAAAGGGCAAGAAAAATGATACACTAGAAGCCAA TGGCACAAGATCTTTCCAGCTGCAAGACGTTTTTTCTTTGGAGAATGAAGACTCTGATGACATGACAACCTTGATTGATAAAAAG GACAATGTGTTTGTGATGTCAAACAAGAAATCGAAGTTTCCAATTCTTCAAGTAGATTTGAG ACTAATTTCCGACTTGGTGGTTGTTATAGTTTCTGCTGCCATCGGTGGCATTCTGTTTTCTTGTTTAGGACAACCG GTTATTGTGGGCTATCTTCTTGCTGGCTCTATCATTGGACCAGGGGGGCTGAAATTCATTAGCGAAATGGTACAG GTTGAAACTGTTGCCCAGTTTGGTGTTGTCTTTCTTCTTTTTGCTTTGGGGCTGGAGTTTTCCTTAACAAAG TTAAAAGCTGTGGGGCCTGTAGCTGTTTTTGGAGGAATCCTCCAGATCATAACATTTATGTTCTTGTGTGGAATAACTGCTATG TTATGCGGAGCAAAGTTGTCTGAGGGTGTTTTTGTTGGTTCTTTCTTGTCAATGTCATCAACTGCTGTG GTGGTAAAGTTTCTGGTAGAACGGAATACTAATAATTCTCTTCCTGGTCAAGTTACAATAGGGACGCTTATATTTCAG GATTGTGCTGTTGGTTTGCTGTTTGCTTTGCTCCCAGTTTTGGGTGGTAGTAGTGGCCTTTTTCAAGGAATGATTTCAATGGGAAAGCT GATGCTTGTATTATCAATTTATCTCACTGCTGCATCTCTGTTGTCCTGGTCATTTGTACCTCGCTTTCTGAAACTGATGATGCAGTTATCCTCTCAA ACAAATGAGCTCTATCAGCTTGCTGCTGTGGCATTCTGCTTATTGTCAGCTTGG TGCAGTGATAAGCTGGGTCTTAGTCTTGAGTTGGGTTCTTTTGTTGCTGGAGTCATGATATCTACCACTGAATTCGCTCAACATACTTTAGATCAG GTGGAACCAATTCGTAATCTATTTGCAGCTCTCTTCCTTTCAAGTATTGGGATGCTCATTCATGTACATTTTCTTTGGAGCCACGTGGATATACTTCTAGCATCTGTTATTTTGGTTATAGTCGTTAAGACAGCTGTTGTCACTATAGTTACCAAGGCCTTCAAATATAGCATCAAAACATCGTTCATT GTAGGAATATCTCTTGCTCAAATAGGAGAGTTCGCCTTTGTTCTTCTCAGTCGTGCTTCTAATCTTCATCTTATtgaa GGAAAGATGTATCTGCTTCTTCTTGGAACAACAGCTCTTAGTCTA GTAACAACTCCGCTCTTGTTTAAATTGATACCCGCTGTTTTAAATCTGGGAGTTCTTATGCACTGGTTTCCCTCCGAGAACAACATTCAGATTgaggtctctctctctctctctctcatttttctGTTTCAAGCAGTATTGCACAATAAAATACTATAG